From a region of the Candidatus Brocadia sp. genome:
- the gcvPA gene encoding aminomethyl-transferring glycine dehydrogenase subunit GcvPA, whose product MDYIPHTKGDKEKMLREMGLPSLEPLLVDIPKTLRNFSMKLPHGLSEPQVLKSLKRFSEKNTHTDQCISFLGAGAYEHYIPSLVDHLASRSEFYTCYTPYQPEVSQGTLQAIFEFQTFMCELTGMDVANASLYDGSTAFAEAALLSIRLKDKNKVICSRAIHPEYRQALRTYVKGMHTEIVEIGTPEGITDIHHLETAIDDSTAAVLIQNPNFFGCIEDMETISQITHRHGALFVACVNPLSLGILKPPGEYGADIAIGEAQMLGNYLNYGGPYLGFFAVSKELLRKMPGRIAGETVDHHGRRCFVLTLQAREQHIRREKATSNICTNQALLALRTCIYLSALGKKGLAELAMLNVQKSHYAYERLCALDIVKPVFSQPFFHEFVMKSIDSLPMQKINEHLLQRGIIGGLELSAFYPELANSMLVCVTETKTKESIDRLVSELTNL is encoded by the coding sequence ATGGATTACATTCCTCATACCAAAGGGGATAAAGAAAAGATGCTCCGCGAAATGGGGCTGCCCTCTCTTGAACCGCTTCTTGTGGACATTCCCAAGACCCTGAGAAATTTTTCGATGAAATTACCTCACGGTCTTTCTGAGCCGCAGGTATTAAAATCCCTAAAACGTTTCAGCGAAAAAAATACCCATACCGACCAGTGCATCTCCTTTCTCGGCGCTGGCGCCTATGAACATTATATCCCTTCCCTGGTCGATCACCTGGCATCAAGGAGTGAATTTTATACCTGCTACACCCCCTACCAGCCGGAAGTAAGCCAGGGCACCCTTCAGGCGATTTTTGAATTCCAAACCTTCATGTGTGAACTCACCGGCATGGACGTGGCAAATGCCTCCCTGTACGATGGCTCAACGGCATTTGCCGAGGCTGCATTATTATCAATTCGACTGAAGGACAAGAACAAGGTCATTTGCTCGCGTGCAATCCATCCGGAATACCGACAGGCGCTCCGTACCTATGTGAAAGGGATGCATACGGAAATCGTGGAGATTGGCACACCGGAAGGAATAACTGACATCCATCACCTGGAAACGGCCATTGACGATTCCACTGCCGCCGTGCTCATTCAGAACCCAAACTTCTTTGGCTGTATTGAAGACATGGAAACTATCTCACAGATTACCCACCGCCACGGCGCCCTTTTTGTGGCCTGTGTCAATCCTCTTTCTCTGGGTATCCTGAAACCGCCGGGTGAGTACGGCGCTGATATTGCTATTGGTGAAGCCCAGATGCTGGGAAATTATCTGAATTATGGCGGCCCCTACCTGGGGTTTTTTGCCGTCAGTAAGGAACTGCTGCGCAAGATGCCCGGAAGGATTGCCGGAGAGACGGTTGATCATCACGGGCGGCGATGTTTTGTCCTTACCCTTCAGGCCAGGGAGCAGCATATCCGCAGAGAGAAAGCCACCTCAAATATATGCACCAATCAGGCGCTCCTGGCACTGCGGACGTGCATCTATCTGTCTGCTTTGGGGAAAAAGGGCCTGGCAGAACTTGCCATGCTGAACGTCCAGAAAAGCCATTACGCGTATGAAAGGCTCTGCGCCCTGGATATCGTCAAGCCGGTGTTTTCCCAGCCATTCTTTCATGAATTCGTCATGAAATCCATTGATAGCCTCCCAATGCAAAAAATCAATGAACACCTGTTGCAAAGGGGTATCATTGGCGGATTAGAACTCTCTGCATTTTACCCTGAACTGGCCAATAGTATGCTTGTGTGTGTAACGGAAACGAAGACCAAAGAATCAATCGATCGGTTGGTTTCTGAGTTAACCAACCTGTAA
- a CDS encoding helix-turn-helix domain-containing protein translates to MTELKVVEDGGGLMTMQEASDYLKIKVSTLYDMCMRKKVPVVKIGRLNRFKLSDLEAFINRNRQEAN, encoded by the coding sequence ATGACTGAATTGAAAGTCGTTGAAGATGGTGGCGGACTTATGACCATGCAAGAGGCATCTGATTACTTAAAAATAAAGGTTTCTACTCTGTATGATATGTGCATGCGCAAGAAGGTTCCGGTAGTTAAAATCGGACGTTTGAATCGTTTCAAACTTTCCGACCTGGAAGCATTTATCAATCGAAACCGTCAAGAGGCTAATTGA
- a CDS encoding B12-binding domain-containing radical SAM protein, giving the protein MSVILLEHPRTKNPERLEEVVNAPLSACLFTGYIASVLRKNLIEVEIVNAHLCDWSLEQTAVYLSNKSFRLLCVHARYLWERTQDVFDLLSTLRSLGATAHVNLYGYYPTFAYKTILGHLPFIDSVTVGEPEITTLDLARYLLSEKDVSSEMNIPGLAFRDREGKVVFHPRPPNNDLDQLPFPDRQDITLCQKKGIVTYIQGSRGCYGQCTFCYLNSFYGEINQWRGRSAKNIFEEIFALNTRHAITNFYFSDANFFGPGKAGQERAVTLAELILSNDLEICFGFECRANDVEEYSISRLVMAGLTNVFLGLESGDQASLRRLKKHITVDENKRAIQLLRGCGIEPTFGFIMFEPYSTLESVRNNFEFLKEMNVMTTPAVTAHLLHHRQTLFQGTPDYQMMIPDSPCSGHGVLCSTYETRYTMKDQKVAAFSAVITRVCSEALSLIPTTFDCATNTPQVEKKSSALVLDSLNSILITMFEKTLLHFETSKNSPRQEIIQEMSERLTNEIKTLMKVSSLASH; this is encoded by the coding sequence ATGTCGGTGATTTTACTGGAACACCCACGTACAAAAAACCCAGAACGGCTTGAGGAAGTGGTTAATGCCCCTCTCTCTGCCTGTCTCTTTACTGGCTATATTGCTTCTGTCTTGCGTAAAAACTTGATAGAAGTTGAAATCGTCAATGCCCATCTTTGCGACTGGTCGCTAGAGCAAACAGCCGTCTACCTCTCAAATAAATCCTTCCGGCTTCTGTGTGTTCATGCAAGATATCTGTGGGAAAGGACACAGGACGTTTTTGACTTGCTTTCAACCCTGAGATCTCTGGGGGCAACAGCGCATGTCAACCTCTATGGATACTATCCCACGTTTGCCTATAAAACGATCCTCGGACATCTTCCGTTCATTGATTCTGTGACGGTTGGCGAACCTGAAATAACGACCCTTGACCTTGCGCGGTATCTCCTGTCGGAAAAGGATGTCTCTTCGGAAATGAATATTCCGGGACTCGCCTTCAGAGATAGGGAGGGAAAGGTTGTTTTTCATCCGCGTCCACCGAACAACGATTTGGATCAACTTCCTTTTCCAGATAGACAGGACATCACCCTTTGTCAGAAAAAGGGTATCGTGACGTATATCCAGGGAAGTCGTGGATGTTACGGGCAGTGCACCTTTTGTTACCTCAATTCATTCTATGGGGAAATAAACCAATGGCGTGGCAGAAGCGCAAAAAATATCTTTGAGGAGATTTTTGCATTAAACACAAGACACGCCATTACAAACTTTTACTTTTCAGATGCTAATTTTTTTGGTCCCGGGAAAGCCGGCCAAGAACGCGCAGTCACCCTTGCAGAACTTATCCTCTCGAATGATCTGGAGATATGCTTTGGTTTTGAGTGCCGCGCAAATGATGTTGAGGAATATTCCATTTCAAGGCTTGTTATGGCAGGTCTTACCAACGTATTTCTGGGTTTGGAGAGCGGTGATCAGGCGTCATTGAGGCGATTGAAAAAGCACATTACCGTTGATGAAAACAAAAGGGCTATCCAGTTGTTGCGAGGGTGTGGAATTGAGCCAACCTTTGGTTTTATCATGTTTGAACCGTATTCCACCCTGGAGAGTGTGCGAAACAATTTTGAATTTCTGAAGGAAATGAATGTCATGACCACTCCCGCCGTAACGGCCCATCTGTTGCATCACCGGCAAACCCTTTTTCAGGGAACACCTGACTATCAGATGATGATACCTGACTCACCCTGTTCTGGTCATGGTGTCTTATGCTCAACATATGAAACCCGCTATACGATGAAAGATCAAAAAGTTGCGGCGTTTTCAGCGGTTATTACCCGGGTATGCAGCGAGGCATTATCGTTAATTCCAACAACTTTTGATTGTGCAACCAATACGCCTCAGGTAGAAAAGAAAAGTAGTGCGCTGGTATTGGATTCGTTAAATAGTATTCTAATCACAATGTTTGAAAAGACCCTCTTGCATTTTGAAACAAGCAAAAATTCGCCCCGTCAGGAAATAATTCAGGAAATGAGCGAAAGACTGACGAACGAAATAAAGACGCTGATGAAGGTCTCTTCCCTGGCGTCTCATTGA
- a CDS encoding radical SAM protein: MPEIHEITTNRILNPTSINLGEYVINPYVGCEFACLYCYVRSNKVTGKRKDPWGDYVDIRINTPGLLEREILEKCPKTVLLGSTTECFQPVEREFQLTRKILEILNKHGVSYIILTRSPAIVDYTPLLNQGFCKKIYFTVNHFNDTFKEVLEPKSPAFSDRNKAVCVLLDAGISVIPYYSPVIPGVTDTRAVFSPFAKAERIEFEYLNFNLKNTRDIIKNISRVCPDRGMHIVRMFTEKGHYEQTWDNLDEEIEMQARVANKKYTIYRHPFGEFFRNFYFL, translated from the coding sequence ATGCCAGAAATTCATGAAATTACGACAAACAGGATACTCAATCCCACATCCATAAATTTAGGGGAATACGTAATCAATCCCTATGTGGGCTGCGAGTTTGCTTGCCTCTATTGCTATGTACGATCGAATAAGGTAACCGGGAAAAGAAAGGATCCCTGGGGGGACTATGTGGACATCCGAATCAACACCCCCGGTTTACTTGAAAGGGAAATTTTAGAAAAATGTCCAAAGACCGTCCTTCTTGGCTCCACGACAGAATGCTTTCAGCCTGTGGAAAGGGAATTCCAGCTCACCAGGAAGATTCTTGAAATTTTGAACAAACACGGGGTCTCTTACATTATACTCACCCGTTCCCCGGCTATTGTGGACTATACTCCTTTACTCAACCAGGGATTTTGCAAAAAGATATATTTTACCGTGAATCATTTCAACGATACTTTTAAGGAAGTATTGGAACCCAAGAGTCCGGCATTTTCAGACCGAAACAAGGCGGTTTGTGTACTCCTTGACGCAGGCATTTCCGTCATACCGTATTATTCGCCAGTTATACCCGGAGTAACGGACACCAGGGCTGTATTCTCCCCTTTTGCAAAGGCAGAAAGGATTGAATTTGAGTATCTGAACTTCAATCTCAAAAACACACGAGACATTATAAAGAATATTTCTCGTGTATGCCCTGACCGAGGAATGCATATTGTCAGGATGTTTACTGAAAAAGGACACTACGAACAAACATGGGACAATCTAGACGAGGAGATAGAAATGCAAGCACGGGTGGCGAATAAAAAGTATACAATTTACAGACACCCATTTGGAGAGTTCTTTAGAAATTTTTACTTTTTATAG
- a CDS encoding DUF72 domain-containing protein, translating into MIKVGTSGFSFPDWVGTVCPANIKKGEMLPFYEQKLGFKITEINSTYYTIPSPKSFEGMIKKTSPGFEFTIKAHKSMTHDIRDKDTGAFIDNKDAFDRFLYAIEPLKKENRLTAVLAQFPYSFHAVKDNYDYLLTFKERLKDIPLVVEFRNYYWHSERGLTFLKENNIGYCIVDEPKLKGLMPYNPTATTDLGYFRFHGRNANWFDASVAERYDYLYTPDDLKIFVSDIKKISGATRHTLVMFNNCHAGKSVRNAIEMLKLIEG; encoded by the coding sequence ATGATCAAAGTCGGTACCTCGGGTTTTTCGTTTCCCGATTGGGTAGGCACTGTTTGTCCTGCCAATATTAAAAAGGGAGAGATGCTACCGTTTTACGAACAGAAGCTTGGATTTAAGATAACGGAGATTAATTCCACGTATTATACAATTCCCTCCCCAAAATCCTTTGAAGGCATGATTAAAAAGACCTCTCCGGGTTTTGAATTTACCATCAAGGCGCATAAATCAATGACTCATGATATACGGGATAAAGATACAGGGGCATTCATTGACAATAAAGATGCCTTTGATCGCTTCCTATATGCCATCGAACCTTTAAAGAAGGAAAACAGGCTAACCGCAGTTCTCGCTCAATTCCCCTATAGCTTTCACGCAGTAAAAGATAATTATGACTACCTTCTGACTTTCAAAGAGAGACTGAAAGACATACCATTGGTAGTAGAGTTTAGAAACTATTACTGGCATAGCGAAAGAGGTCTAACATTTCTCAAAGAGAACAACATTGGATACTGCATTGTAGATGAACCCAAACTCAAAGGTCTCATGCCGTATAATCCAACGGCAACAACCGATCTTGGATATTTCAGGTTTCACGGCAGGAATGCAAATTGGTTTGATGCTTCAGTAGCAGAACGGTATGACTATCTGTATACCCCCGATGATTTGAAGATTTTTGTGTCTGATATAAAGAAAATATCCGGCGCTACCAGGCATACCTTAGTTATGTTCAATAATTGCCATGCAGGGAAGTCGGTTAGAAATGCAATTGAGATGTTAAAGTTAATTGAGGGATAG
- a CDS encoding site-specific integrase, producing the protein MAVRYRKYFPQCKLIPCSGRPGKSYCPSDRPKRSNGEFKDCGVWCIEFFDDSKQWQSLTFKDIRNKTEAEKRLTLFISDRERGKLNLPRKKAILTLAEYAGVYLGFYKAAKENTRLAKERSIRTLVSYLGDYTLNKVTPFVIEKFRIDRREKDGVKDGSINDDVVILSHLFTTAIKAGILDKNPCKDIKRLKVAQTRDKVLTNEEVSLLFEKLHGKDRFMILTGLFTGMRLNEVLRLKWTDIDFAKGLITFTQSKTNKLVVMPLSSYLAKAFREYKTSHTCDYLFESRKITHAMVNRYSKHFSALFKQLGIDNFTFHNLRHSFASMQSDTGADIVTTKELLGHSDITTTMRYSHKQIDVKRNAIERITDHILGIDKNRVLPLVAQAGTT; encoded by the coding sequence ATGGCGGTGAGGTATCGGAAGTATTTCCCACAATGCAAGCTTATCCCTTGCAGTGGCAGACCAGGTAAGAGTTATTGTCCGAGTGATCGGCCTAAACGGTCAAACGGTGAATTCAAAGATTGTGGTGTATGGTGTATCGAGTTTTTTGACGATAGCAAGCAATGGCAATCGCTTACCTTTAAGGACATACGGAATAAGACAGAAGCAGAGAAACGGCTAACTTTGTTTATCAGTGACAGGGAGCGGGGCAAATTGAATCTACCCAGGAAAAAGGCTATCCTGACCTTAGCGGAATATGCCGGGGTTTATTTGGGATTTTACAAGGCAGCAAAAGAGAATACACGGCTTGCAAAAGAACGGAGCATAAGAACATTGGTCAGTTATCTTGGGGATTATACCCTTAACAAGGTAACACCGTTTGTTATCGAGAAATTCAGAATTGACCGCAGAGAAAAAGACGGCGTTAAAGATGGCAGTATTAATGATGATGTCGTGATCTTATCTCATTTGTTTACCACAGCAATTAAGGCGGGAATTCTGGACAAAAACCCCTGCAAGGATATTAAACGGCTAAAGGTAGCACAAACCAGGGACAAAGTATTAACTAACGAAGAAGTATCCTTGCTCTTTGAGAAACTTCACGGGAAAGATCGTTTTATGATATTAACCGGTCTCTTTACCGGAATGAGGTTAAACGAGGTCTTACGCTTAAAATGGACGGATATTGACTTTGCTAAAGGCTTAATAACCTTCACCCAGAGTAAGACAAATAAACTAGTAGTCATGCCATTATCAAGCTATTTGGCAAAGGCATTCAGGGAATATAAGACCTCTCATACCTGTGACTATCTCTTTGAAAGCAGAAAAATAACTCATGCAATGGTGAACCGGTATAGCAAGCACTTTAGCGCTTTGTTCAAACAGTTAGGTATCGATAATTTTACCTTCCATAATCTTAGACATAGCTTTGCGTCAATGCAGAGCGACACAGGGGCGGACATTGTGACCACTAAAGAGCTATTAGGCCATTCTGATATTACTACGACCATGAGGTATAGTCACAAACAAATAGACGTTAAGCGTAATGCTATAGAACGGATAACAGACCATATTTTGGGTATAGACAAAAATCGGGTTTTACCATTGGTTGCTCAAGCAGGTACGACATAA
- a CDS encoding DNA adenine methylase produces the protein MLLRSVTSRIGSKGYLTCWLLQHVPHHVCYLEPFAGGAKLFFAKERSQIEILNDKDERLVNLYRVIQNNEKRQRLIKLLNETPYSRSVFNHFRKTETQDDVEKAGRYFFLSKASFAGDVLRGGFAVPSITGRNPVISFRNATGGLDDIAKRLRNVCIENLPYAECIKRYDSPGTLVYADPPYWNAEHYYGKDSFSQEDHYRLAELLHGVKGKIMVSHYANELYDNLYAGWNRYEYQSFKGSHKSTGESKPKTVEVLYCNFEPVVRSRNLFNGYA, from the coding sequence ATGCTGTTGCGCTCGGTGACAAGCAGGATTGGGAGCAAGGGTTACTTAACATGCTGGCTTTTACAGCATGTTCCGCACCACGTTTGCTATCTTGAGCCGTTTGCGGGTGGTGCAAAGTTATTCTTTGCCAAAGAGCGCTCACAGATTGAAATATTGAATGATAAGGATGAGCGCCTTGTAAATCTGTATCGGGTAATTCAAAACAATGAAAAGAGACAAAGGTTAATCAAACTGCTTAATGAAACACCGTATAGCCGTAGCGTCTTTAATCATTTCAGGAAAACTGAAACACAGGACGATGTCGAGAAAGCTGGACGCTATTTTTTCTTATCAAAGGCATCATTTGCCGGGGACGTCTTGCGAGGGGGCTTCGCTGTGCCTTCGATAACCGGGCGTAATCCAGTAATAAGTTTTCGGAATGCTACCGGCGGGCTGGACGACATTGCAAAGAGGTTAAGGAATGTTTGTATTGAGAATTTGCCCTATGCCGAATGTATCAAGCGATACGACAGTCCTGGAACTCTGGTTTATGCCGACCCCCCTTACTGGAATGCAGAACACTATTACGGCAAGGATTCCTTTAGCCAGGAAGATCATTACAGGCTTGCAGAACTCTTGCACGGGGTAAAGGGCAAGATCATGGTTTCGCACTATGCCAATGAGTTATACGACAATCTTTATGCTGGCTGGAACAGATATGAATATCAATCCTTCAAGGGTAGCCATAAATCGACCGGTGAATCAAAGCCAAAGACCGTGGAAGTGTTGTATTGTAACTTTGAACCTGTAGTAAGGAGTAGGAATTTGTTTAATGGGTATGCTTAG
- the ltrA gene encoding group II intron reverse transcriptase/maturase has product MLKYHSLRDKVFSLRNLYAAFGHVKKNKGKAGLDRVSIKQFESDLENNLQAIHRELKTAIYNPAPVLRGYIPKGRHDKRPLGIPIVKDRVVQQAFRQIIEPIFEKEFSDNSFGFRPNRCCHDAIKRIEQYKQQGYRNILDADIKAFYDTIPHKLIMNSLREKIADGWVLNSIENMLKAGVMENGIVHETNQGTPQGGVISPLLANLIGDIIDKELEKAGYKFVRYADDFVVMTKTKEELPAALQYVKEIIEGKLEMKLREDKTRLTNFKRGFRFLGYNFMGKNKGISMKSLDKLKDAVRDITKRTQGVNLQAVIDTLNPVIRGHVNYFRLGNVQTVYRSLDCWVRMRLRSFKFSRKWKTDNKRFPVHRFFKMGLLSFEREFLKARAKA; this is encoded by the coding sequence ATGCTTAAGTATCATTCTTTAAGAGACAAGGTATTCAGTCTGAGAAACCTTTATGCGGCTTTTGGGCACGTAAAGAAGAATAAAGGCAAGGCTGGTCTCGACAGGGTAAGTATTAAGCAGTTTGAAAGTGACCTTGAGAATAATCTACAAGCTATTCACAGGGAACTGAAAACCGCCATATACAACCCTGCGCCCGTCTTAAGGGGCTACATTCCCAAAGGCAGGCATGACAAGAGACCTCTTGGCATTCCCATTGTCAAGGACAGGGTAGTACAGCAGGCGTTCAGACAAATCATAGAGCCAATATTCGAGAAAGAATTCTCAGATAACAGCTTTGGATTTCGTCCAAACAGATGCTGTCATGATGCTATCAAACGGATTGAACAGTATAAGCAGCAAGGGTATCGGAACATTTTGGACGCCGATATAAAGGCGTTCTATGACACCATACCTCACAAGCTTATCATGAACTCCTTGCGTGAGAAAATCGCTGACGGATGGGTTTTGAACAGTATCGAGAACATGCTCAAGGCAGGGGTCATGGAGAACGGCATCGTGCATGAGACAAATCAAGGCACTCCGCAAGGAGGCGTCATATCTCCCTTGCTTGCAAACCTTATCGGTGACATCATCGACAAGGAGCTTGAAAAGGCAGGATATAAATTTGTCCGCTATGCCGATGACTTCGTTGTCATGACTAAAACAAAAGAAGAACTCCCTGCCGCCCTTCAGTACGTCAAAGAAATCATTGAAGGGAAACTTGAAATGAAGCTGCGCGAGGATAAAACCAGGCTCACCAACTTCAAACGAGGCTTCCGGTTTCTTGGATATAATTTCATGGGCAAGAACAAGGGTATAAGCATGAAATCCCTGGACAAACTCAAGGACGCCGTCAGGGACATCACCAAACGCACACAAGGCGTCAACCTGCAAGCCGTCATTGATACATTAAATCCTGTCATAAGGGGACATGTCAACTATTTTCGGCTGGGCAATGTACAAACGGTATATCGTTCGTTAGACTGCTGGGTACGCATGAGACTGAGAAGTTTCAAGTTTTCGAGAAAATGGAAAACTGACAACAAACGTTTCCCGGTACACCGATTCTTTAAGATGGGGTTACTCTCATTTGAAAGAGAATTTCTTAAGGCACGTGCAAAGGCATGA
- a CDS encoding AAA family ATPase gives MKKEQILEKINYSEFYQKHVSSLKIKGKAEALGLCPFHQDKNPSLSVNIQSGLFHCFACGCKGDVFTFYQKFKGVDFPTALLEMGEMVGTIKSDIKPKVVAQFEYKDKDGKTLYVKERIEPGRNGRSKEFVFKYLEDGKWVLGRGCDPVLYRLPELTKTKYVFIVEGEAKADLLTNWGLTATCLDSGANSAWQEGYLEAFEGKKKVIILPDNDKPGREYALRIANVLHGKVGELKVVELPGLQEKGDIVDWVRMPDNDRAKLIETVKNASEWIPKECNETTGFDITKALQVGAELQVLDLPISWAVKGLIPQQAITLLSARGGMGKTILSIGMGDAVSKGTPFLGLETTRMQVVYIDFENSLPTLVERVKRIDASNVLFWHPTNEIKPPRLDSREYELYKKLPEGSLLIFDTLRASQSRDENDSQHMAMIMQRLKELRDCGFTILILHHTVKSNDKQYKGSTAIFDLADHVLGFHKVKRGSYTMDDASEDDNEDSDDYYYRLGTKDKTRYEPFHMFLEFDTERGCFRLSPDPEIETIEEIHSLLMGKEPLKTNDIFELVKSKIGIKSKGKLTYLLRKGMGKYWNSESQGKGKPTHYKVTSPVVRAYTPGLPDYLATTSPDKKDQSPQKRLESPDFTDQSSSPAHSQTSQTSHAVTSPDHFENSGVVQTSPDDSKLTDTPKEENEPIDLDALGVEI, from the coding sequence ATGAAGAAAGAGCAAATCTTAGAGAAAATTAATTATTCCGAATTTTACCAGAAGCATGTCTCTTCCCTGAAGATTAAAGGCAAGGCAGAAGCACTTGGGCTTTGCCCCTTCCACCAGGACAAAAACCCCTCCTTGTCCGTGAATATTCAGTCAGGTCTTTTCCATTGCTTTGCCTGTGGTTGTAAAGGCGATGTCTTCACATTCTACCAAAAATTCAAGGGCGTTGATTTCCCAACGGCCTTACTGGAGATGGGAGAAATGGTTGGGACTATCAAATCAGATATAAAGCCAAAGGTTGTAGCTCAATTCGAATATAAGGACAAGGACGGCAAGACGCTTTATGTTAAAGAGCGGATTGAACCGGGACGTAATGGAAGGTCTAAAGAATTTGTTTTTAAATACCTGGAAGATGGTAAGTGGGTACTAGGTAGGGGGTGTGATCCTGTCCTGTATAGACTGCCAGAGCTTACCAAGACAAAGTATGTCTTTATTGTCGAGGGGGAAGCTAAGGCCGACCTTCTTACTAACTGGGGGTTAACTGCTACCTGTTTAGACAGTGGAGCTAACTCCGCCTGGCAAGAGGGGTATCTCGAAGCCTTTGAAGGCAAGAAAAAGGTGATTATCCTACCCGACAATGATAAGCCTGGCCGGGAGTATGCCTTGAGAATCGCCAATGTGTTGCATGGTAAGGTGGGGGAACTGAAAGTGGTGGAGCTTCCAGGACTCCAAGAAAAAGGGGATATCGTTGACTGGGTAAGAATGCCAGATAATGACAGGGCAAAGCTGATTGAGACCGTAAAAAACGCTTCTGAATGGATACCGAAGGAATGCAACGAAACTACAGGCTTTGACATTACGAAAGCCTTACAAGTTGGTGCGGAACTTCAAGTTTTAGACCTTCCTATAAGTTGGGCGGTAAAAGGACTCATACCACAACAAGCCATTACGTTACTTTCAGCACGTGGGGGTATGGGTAAGACCATACTTTCAATTGGTATGGGGGATGCCGTTAGCAAGGGAACTCCATTTCTTGGACTTGAAACAACGAGGATGCAAGTTGTTTATATCGACTTTGAAAATTCATTACCTACCCTTGTCGAGCGTGTTAAGCGGATAGACGCAAGCAATGTCTTGTTTTGGCATCCGACAAACGAGATAAAACCACCAAGGTTAGACAGTAGAGAATACGAGCTTTATAAAAAACTACCAGAGGGAAGCCTTCTGATATTCGACACATTGAGGGCAAGCCAAAGCCGTGACGAAAATGACAGCCAGCACATGGCTATGATAATGCAACGGTTAAAGGAGTTAAGAGACTGCGGTTTTACAATCTTAATATTGCATCATACGGTAAAAAGCAATGACAAGCAGTATAAAGGCAGTACTGCTATATTTGACCTTGCTGACCATGTCTTGGGTTTTCATAAAGTTAAAAGGGGTAGTTACACAATGGATGATGCAAGCGAAGATGATAACGAAGATTCGGACGATTATTACTATAGATTAGGTACTAAAGACAAGACCAGATATGAACCTTTTCATATGTTCCTCGAATTTGACACCGAAAGGGGATGTTTTAGACTTAGTCCCGACCCTGAGATAGAGACCATTGAAGAAATACACAGCCTTTTGATGGGGAAAGAACCGTTAAAAACGAATGACATCTTTGAACTTGTTAAGAGCAAGATCGGCATAAAAAGCAAAGGCAAACTTACCTATTTGCTTAGAAAAGGAATGGGTAAATACTGGAACTCTGAAAGTCAGGGGAAGGGTAAACCGACGCATTACAAAGTAACCAGTCCAGTAGTCCGTGCCTATACACCTGGACTACCGGACTACTTGGCCACAACCAGTCCAGACAAAAAAGACCAGTCACCACAAAAAAGGCTGGAATCCCCTGATTTTACAGACCAGTCCAGCAGTCCAGCGCATAGCCAGACCAGTCAGACCAGTCATGCCGTAACCAGTCCAGACCACTTTGAAAACTCTGGGGTAGTCCAGACCAGTCCGGACGACTCAAAACTAACGGATACACCGAAAGAAGAAAATGAACCAATAGACCTTGATGCGCTGGGGGTGGAAATATGA